The Rhododendron vialii isolate Sample 1 chromosome 6a, ASM3025357v1 genome includes a window with the following:
- the LOC131329642 gene encoding DUF21 domain-containing protein At1g55930, chloroplastic-like: MDVSAESFLNRSTFFTSPKPLLSYHHCKLLATTYPKNHHFPRQIQSNPVRPFARTDSTGLRFKQNAIFNVRACSESLAAADGGSDGVTDSVNLGFVEVLMKRGVVLAAIVCGVVVAGCRRAFAAESAVVVNSSWPKVWQVLTVFKEQGLILAALLSLSAFFSMAETSITTLWPWKVRELAEKEPENGVFKMLRSDVTRFLTTILIGTTVVNIGATALVTEAATAIFGEAGVTAATGVMTVAILLLTEITPKSIAVHNATEVARFVVRPVAWLSVVLYPVGRVVTFLSMGMLKMLGLKGRSEPYVTEDELKLMLRGAELSGAIEEEEQDMIENVLEIKDTHVREVMTPLVDVVAIDASATLVDFHNLWVTHQYSRVPVFEQRVDNIVGIAYAMDLLDYVTKGELLESSSVGNMAHKPAYFVPDSMSVWNLLREFRIRKVHMAVVLNEYGGTVGIVTLEDVVEEIVGEIFDENDSKEEIQKKTGYIVMRAEGIYDVDANTSIDQLSEDLCIEMPEGHQYETVSGFICEAFGYIPRTGETIKLVLEKASREEHEEYTEADSDRKNEKETHQIFKLEILEGNARKVGAVRFERINDDATLKSKEVTRLVPKIMKRKWSSGADSDKTDYSEVPHQERAEEDVHYDGYISSEPEYDHEDHNDQ, from the exons ATGGATGTATCAGCTGAATCCTTCCTCAATCGCTCCACATTCTTCACTTCTCCCAAACCCCTCCTCTCTTACCACCATTGTAAACTCCTCGCAACAACTTACCCGAAAAACCACCATTTCCCTCGccaaatccaatccaatcccgtCCGTCCATTCGCTCGCACCGACTCCACTGGTTTAAGATTCAAGCAAAATGCAATCTTCAACGTCAGAGCCTGTTCCGAATCCCTTGCGGCGGCTGACGGTGGAAGCGACGGTGTTACGGACTCGGTCAATTTAGGGTTTGTAGAGGTACTGATGAAGCGCGGGGTTGTGCTGGCTGCTATTGTGTGTGGAGTGGTTGTGGCTGGTTGCCGTAGGGCTTTCGCGGCGGAGAGCGCGGTAGTAGTGAATAGTTCTTGGCCTAAAGTGTGGCAGGTTCTCACGGTTTTCAAAGAGCAAGGTTTGATCTTGGCCGCGCTTTTGAGTCTGTCTGCGTTTTTCTCAATGGCTGAGACTTCAATTACCACGCTTTGGCCTTGGAAG GTTCGTGAGCTGGCTGAAAAAGAGCCTGAGAATGGTGTCTTCAAAATGCTTCGCAGTGATGTCACGCGGTTTCTTACAACTATACTTATTGGCACTAC TGTGGTAAACATTGGAGCAACTGCACTTGTCACTGAGGCGGCAACAGCAATATTTGGCGAGGCTGGTGTGACTGCAGCAACTGGGGTGATGACT GTTGCTATTTTGCTTCTTACGGAAATTACTCCAAAAAGCATAGCTGTTCACAATGCTACTGAGGTTGCTAGGTTTGTG GTCAGGCCTGTGGCATGGCTTTCGGTGGTATTATATCCTGTGGGAAGAGTTGTTACCTTTCTATCAATGGGAATGCTAAAAATGCTCGGTCTGAAAGGAAGAAG TGAGCCCTATGTTACTGAAGATGAATTGAAGCTGATGTTGCGAGGAGCAGAATTAAGTGGGGCAATAGAGGAGGAAGAACAG GATATGATTGAAAATGTGTTAGAGATAAAAGATACACATGTCCGAGAAGTAATGACACCTCTCGTTGATGTTGTTGCAATTGATGCCAGTGCAACACTGGTCGATTTTCATAACTTGTGGGTGACTCATCAGTACTCGAG GGTGCCTGTTTTTGAGCAACGTGTTGATAATATTGTCGGTATTGCATATGCCATGGATCTTCTCGATTACGTTACAAAG ggGGAGCTACTAGAAAGTTCTTCTGTGGGAAATATGGCACACAAACCTGCATATTTTGTCCCTG ATTCAATGTCAGTCTGGAATCTTCTTAGAGAGTTTCGCATCAGGAAGGTCCACATGGCTGTTGTTCTTAACGAGTATGGTGGTACTGTTGGA ATAGTAACTCTGGAAGACGTGGTTGAGGAAATTGTTGGTGAAATCTTTGATGAAAATGATTCAAAA GAAGAAATCCAGAAAAAAACTGGCTATATTGTAATGAGAGCGGAGGGAATATATGATGTGGATGCAAATACCTCAATTGACCAGCTTTCTGAAGATCTCTGCATCGAAATGCCGGAG GGTCATCAATATGAGACAGTATCAGGTTTTATTTGTGAGGCATTTGGATATATCCCAAGGACTGGTGAGACCATAAAACTAGTACTTGAAAAAGCTAGCCGAGAAGAGCATGAAGAATATACTGAAGCAGATTCCGaccgaaaaaatgaaaaagaaacacaTCAAATTTTTAAGCTTGAG ATATTAGAAGGAAATGCTAGAAAGGTGGGTGCAGTTCGGTTTGAACGGATAAACGATGATGCAACATTGAAGTCGAAAGAGGTAACGCGTTTGGTTCCAAAAATCATGAAACGGAAATGGAGCAGCGGTGCAGATTCAGACAAGACTGACTACAGTGAGGTTCCACACCAAGAGAGAGCAGAGGAGGATGTTCATTATGATGGCTATATATCTAGTGAGCCTGAATATGATCATGAAGACCACAATGACCAATAA
- the LOC131329645 gene encoding ABC transporter C family member 3-like: MEFLRSTKMGMSTFLPHSYSSSLMYIPSNFVLQPVFLRGFSGSLHLVLLFFLFITWVGRKIMRMNTPSEGPRRSNNRRTRFSYYNQALFCCLGLSLFNLVLWVLNYFSWYRKGWSDQKIVTLMDFGLRTLAWLAISVYLHTHCKNSGGPRFPILLRVWCGLHFSMSCCFLVVDFLYNKNDQSLPTQLFVSDILSTVMGFFFCLLGFLGEKESEDGLLQEPLLNGTSNGAESNQSSGGEIVAPFSYASLLSILSFSWMSPLICVGYKKELDLNDVPQLAGMDSVKGALPVFRSKLESDIGCKITTFKLVKALILTTQWEILLTASLALIYSLASYVGPYLIDSFVQYLNGNQAFENQGYVLVAAFFFAKLIACLAQRHWFFRLQQAGIRARAVLVAMIYNKGLSISCQSKQAHTSGEIINLMSVDAQRVSDFGWIHDPWLVIVQVVLALLILYKNLGLASIATLVTTGLVMLANVPLGRLQEKFLEKIMTSKDKRMKAASEILRSMRILKLQAWEMKFLSKVTELRNTEMGWVKKFGYTFSLTNFLFWGAPTFVSVVTFGTCMLLGIPLESGKILSALATFTILQQPIYNLPDTISMIAQTKVSLDRIASFLQLDDLPSDVIEKLPRGSSDTAIEVVDGNFSWDVSSPNPTLKDINISVSRGMRVAVCGTVGSGKSSLLSCILGEVPKISGTIKLCGAKAYVAQSPWIQSGKIEENILFGEEMDRERYDQVLEACSLTNDLEILPFGDQTVIGERGINLSGGQKQRIQIARALYQDADIYLFDDPFSAVDAHTGSHLFKECLLGLLGSKTVIYVTHQLEFLPAADLILVMKDGTITQAGKYNDIVNSGTDFMELVGAHKKALSALDSTVAGSVSENSTIDGENGSTCGVQKSVKKEETAADDQNGTDDIVGEKGQLVQEEEREKGRVGLSVYRKYITTAYRGALVPFILLSQVLFQLLQIGSNCWMALATPVSKEVKPPVEGSTLIIVYVALVIGSSFCILSRALFLITAGFKTATILFNKMHLCIFRAPMSFFDSTPSGRILNRASTDQIAVDFPIPYTVGGFAFSMIQLLGTVAIMSQVAWQVFIVFIPVIATCIWLQQYYIPSARELARLGGVCKALVIQHFAETMSGSTTIRSFDQESRFKELSMKLIDGHSRPNFYTAGAMEWLSFHLDILSSVTFAFFLVFLISIPMGTINPSIAGLAVTYGLSLNMLQASVIRNLCNMENQIISVERILQYTAIPSEPPLVIEEKRPDGHWPARGEVVIQDLQVRYAPHMPLVLRGLTCTFRGGMKTGIVGRTGSGKSTLIQTLFRIVEPAAGQIQIDDISISSIGLHDLRSRLSIIPQDPTMFEGTVRSNLDPLEEYTDELIWEALDKCQLGDEVRKKEGKLDSAVTENGENWSMGQRQLVCLGRVLLKTSKVLVLDEATASVDTATDNLIQLTLRQHFSDCTVLTIAHRITTVVDSDMVLLLDHGLIEEHDSPTKLLENKSSSFSKLVAEYSTRSSSSRE, translated from the exons ATGGAATTTTTGAGATCAACGAAGATGGGTATGTCGACTTTTCTCCCTCACTCATACTCATCATCACTCATGTACATTCCCAGTAATTTCGTTCTCCAACCCGTTTTCCTACGTGGGTTTTCTGGTTCTTTGCACctggttttgttatttttcctcTTCATCACATGGGTAGGTAGGAAAATCATGAGAATGAATACTCCCTCCGAAGGGCCAAGACGGAGCAATAATAGGAGAACAAGATTTTCCTACTACAATCAAGCTCTGTTTTGTTGCTTGGGTCTTTCGCTTTTTAACCTCGTTCTGTGGGTATTAAATTACTTTTCATGGTACAGAAAGGGTTGGTCTGATCAAAAGATTGTAACCCTTATGGATTTTGGACTCAGAACACTTGCTTGGTTAGCAATCTCTGTTTATTTGCACACCCATTGCAAGAATTCAGGTGGGCCAAGGTTCCCAATTTTATTGAGAGTCTGGTGCGGATTACACTTCTCCATGTCCTGTTGTTTCCTTGTGGTAGACTTCCTTTATAATAAAAACGATCAATCTCTACCAACTCAGTTATTTGTGTCTGATATCCTCTCCACTGTTATgggctttttcttttgtttgctgGGGTTTTTGGGGGAGAAGGAGAGTGAAGATGGCCTTCTTCAAGAACCCCTTTTGAATGGTACAAGTAATGGTGCAGAGTCAAATCAGTCTAGTGGGGGTGAAATTGTTGCCCCTTTTTCCTATGCTAGTCTTCTTAGCATCCTTAGTTTCTCTTGGATGAGTCCTTTGATTTGCGTCGGTTATAAGAAAGAATTAGACCTTAACGATGTTCCTCAACTAGCCGGTATGGACAGTGTCAAGGGGGCTTTGCCAGTTTTTCGAAGTAAGCTAGAGTCTGATATTGGATGCAAAATAACCACATTTAAGCTTGTGAAGGCACTGATCTTAACAACACAATGGGAAATTCTATTAACGGCTTCCTTAGCACTAATATATTCGCTAGCGTCTTATGTTGGTCCCTACCTCATTGACTCCTTTGTTCAATACCTTAACGGAAATCAAGCCTTTGAAAACCAAGGGTACGTTTTGGTAGCCGCATTCTTCTTTGCGAAGCTCATTGCGTGCTTGGCTCAGAGGCACTGGTTCTTTAGGTTGCAACAGGCTGGAATTAGGGCTAGGGCAGTTTTGGTTGCCATGATTTACAATAAAGGCTTGAGCATTTCATGCCAATCAAAGCAGGCACACACTAGCGGGGAAATCATAAATTTAATGTCTGTTGATGCCCAGAGGGTCTCAGACTTTGGTTGGATCCACGATCCGTGGTTGGTCATAGTCCAAGTTGTCCTGGCCTTGCTAATCTTGTACAAGAATCTTGGGCTTGCTTCCATTGCTACGTTAGTCACTACTGGGCTAGTGATGTTGGCGAATGTTCCGCTTGGGAGATTGCAGGAGAAGTTTCTGGAAAAGATAATGACATCAAAGGATAAAAGGATGAAGGCTGCATCTGAAATCTTGAGGAGCATGAGGATCCTCAAGCTTCAGGCATGGGAGATGAAGTTTTTGTCAAAAGTTACAGAGCTTAGGAACACCGAAATGGGATGGGTGAAAAAATTCGGTTACACTTTTTCTTTGACCAATTTTCTCTTCTGGGGAGCACCTACATTCGTGTCCGTGGTTACTTTTGGCACCTGTATGCTTCTAGGAATCCCCCTCGAGTCTGGGAAGATTTTATCCGCCCTAGCAACATTTACCATACTTCAACAGCCTATCTATAATCTTCCTGACACAATCTCAATGATAGCTCAAACAAAAGTTTCCCTTGATCGAATAGCCTCATTTCTCCAACTCGATGACTTACCAAGTGATGTTATAGAGAAGCTTCCGAGAGGTAGCTCTGACACTGCAATTGAGGTAGTTGATGGGAATTTCTCTTGGGATGTATCTTCCCCTAATCCAACATTGAAAGACATAAACATTAGTGTGTCTCGTGGTATGAGGGTTGCTGTTTGCGGCACCGTTGGATCAGGAAAGTCGAGCTTACTCTCCTGTATCTTGGGAGAAGTGCCCAAAATATCAGGGACTATTAAGCTTTGCGGAGCCAAGGCGTATGTTGCTCAGTCGCCGTGGATACAGAGTGGAAAGATTGAAGAGAATATACTGTTTGGAGAGGAGATGGATCGAGAAAGGTATGACCAAGTACTTGAAGCATGTTCTTTGACGAATGACCTAGAAATTCTCCCCTTTGGTGATCAGACAGTCATAGGTGAGAGGGGAATCAATTTGAGTGGGGGCCAGAAGCAAAGAATACAGATTGCACGTGCTTTATACCAAGATGCAGATATTTACCTATTCGACGATCCATTTAGTGCTGTGGATGCCCATACAGGAAGCCATCTCTTTAAG GAATGCTTATTGGGCCTTTTGGGTTCAAAAACCGTCATTTATGTTACTCATCAATTGGAGTTCTTACCTGCTGCAGATCTCATTTTG GTCATGAAAGATGGAACGATTACTCAAGCTGGGAAATACAATGACATCGTCAATTCAGGGACCGACTTTATGGAGCTTGTGGGTGCACATAAGAAAGCTTTATCAGCGCTAGACTCCACTGTGGCCGGCTCAGTATCAGAAAATTCAACCATTGATGGGGAGAATGGTAGCACATGTGGTGTTCAGAAGTCCGTGAAGAAAGAGGAAACTGCTGCAGATGACCAAAATGGAACAGACGATATAGTTGGAGAAAAAGGACAGCTAgttcaagaagaagaaagggaaaaaggaagagtcggtctttctgtctacagGAAATACATAACAACAGCATACAGAGGAGCTCTTGTGCCTTTCATTTTGCTGTCACAAGTTCTATTTCAGCTACTTCAAATAGGAAGCAACTGCTGGATGGCTTTGGCTACTCCAGTGTCGAAGGAAGTGAAACCTCCTGTCGAGGGTTCTACTCTCATAATCGTTTATGTGGCTCTGGTGATTGGAAGTTCTTTCTGCATTCTTTCTAGAGCCTTGTTTCTGATAACTGCTGGGTTTAAGACTGCCACTATACTCTTCAACAAAATGCATTTGTGCATTTTCCGTGCTCCGATGTCATTTTTTGATTCCACCCCAAGTGGAAGAATCTTAAATAGG GCATCTACGGACCAAATTGCAGTGGATTTCCCTATTCCATATACCGTTGGTGGGTTTGCATTCTCAATGATACAGCTACTTGGTACTGTTGCGATAATGTCACAGGTTGCATGGCAGGTCTTCATCGTATTTATTCCCGTGATTGCCACCTGCATTTGGTTACAG CAATATTACATACCGTCTGCACGAGAACTAGCACGATTGGGTGGTGTATGCAAAGCTCTAGTTATACAACATTTTGCTGAAACCATGTCAGGATCCACTACCATTAGGAGCTTTGATCAGGAATCGCGATTCAAGGAGTTGAGTATGAAACTGATAGACGGGCATTCTCGGCCAAATTTTTACACTGCTGGTGCGATGGAGTGGCTTTCCTTCCACTTGGATATTTTATCTTCTGTTACATTTGCcttctttttggttttcttgatcTCCATTCCAATGGGAACCATTAATCCGA GTATTGCAGGGTTAGCAGTTACATACGGGCTTAGTCTGAACATGTTACAGGCGAGTGTTATTCGGAATCTTTGCAATATGGAGAATCAAATCATATCAGTTGAAAGAATACTTCAATACACTGCTATCCCAAGTGAACCTCCTCTTGTTATAGAAGAAAAGAGACCAGATGGTCACTGGCCAGCTCGTGGAGAAGTTGTTATCCAAGATCTGCAG GTCAGATACGCCCCACACATGCCACTTGTGTTGCGAGGCCTTACGTGCACTTTCCGTGGAGGAATGAAGACAGGAATCGTGGGGAGGACGGGCAGTGGTAAATCAACCCTGATACAGACACTATTCCGCATTGTTGAGCCTGCTGCTGGTCAAATTCAGATAGACGATATCAGCATTTCCTCGATCGGGCTCCATGATTTACGATCTAGATTAAGCATCATTCCTCAAGATCCAACCATGTTTGAGGGGACGGTGCGAAGCAACTTGGACCCACTTGAAGAGTACACCGATGAACTCATTTGGGAG GCTCTTGATAAGTGCCAACTTGGAGATGAAGTCAGGAAGAAGGAAGGCAAGCTTGATTCAGCAG TTACTGAGAATGGGGAGAATTGGAGTATGGGTCAGCGGCAGCTGGTTTGCCTCGGGCGGGTGCTACTCAAGACAAGCAAGGTCTTGGTGCTCGACGAAGCCACAGCGTCAGTGGATACAGCCACTGACAATCTTATACAGCTAACACTTAGGCAACATTTCTCCGATTGTACAGTGTTGACCATTGCGCATAGGATTACGACTGTTGTTGATAGCGACATGGTTTTGCTGTTAGATCATG GACTTATCGAGGAACATGATTCTCCCACAAAGTTGCTTGAGAATAAATCTTCTTCGTTTTCAAAGCTCGTTGCAGAGTACAGCACAAGGTCGAGTTCTAGTCGTGAGTAG